One Bacillus sp. FJAT-52991 genomic region harbors:
- a CDS encoding AbrB/MazE/SpoVT family DNA-binding domain-containing protein, protein MKSTGIVRKVDELGRVVIPIELRRTLGIAEKDALEIYVDDEKIILKKYKPSMTCQITGEVSDDNIKLAGGKLILSREGAEQLMQEIAASFETAK, encoded by the coding sequence ATGAAATCAACAGGTATTGTTCGGAAGGTTGACGAGTTAGGACGCGTAGTTATTCCAATTGAACTTCGTCGTACATTAGGAATTGCTGAGAAAGATGCATTAGAAATTTATGTAGATGATGAGAAAATCATCTTAAAGAAATATAAGCCAAGCATGACTTGCCAAATCACTGGTGAAGTTTCTGACGACAACATAAAACTTGCTGGTGGAAAATTAATTCTTAGCCGCGAAGGTGCAGAGCAATTAATGCAAGAAATCGCTGCTTCATTTGAAACTGCAAAATAA
- the metG gene encoding methionine--tRNA ligase translates to MKDQSNTFYITTPIYYPSGNLHIGHAYTTVAGDAMARYKRLRGFDVMYLTGTDEHGQKIQRKAEETNVTPQQYVDHIVEGVQELWKKLDISYDDFIRTTEERHKKIVEKIFKQLLDQGDIYLDEYEGWYCTPCESFFTERQLENGNCPDCGRSVEKVKEKSYFFKMSKYADRLLKFYEENPEFIQPESRKNEMINNFIKPGLEDLAVSRTTFDWGIKVPGDPEHVIYVWIDALSNYITALGYGTDDKEKYQKYWPANVHLVGKEIVRFHTIYWPIMLMALDLPLPKKVFAHGWLLMKDGKMSKSKGNVVDPVTLIDRYGLDALRYYLLREVPFGSDGVFTPEGFVERINFDLANDLGNLLNRTVAMINKYFDGIIPAYKGSEGEFDQQLLQTNKETVEKYEEAMENMEFSVALSAVWQLISRTNKYIDETQPWVLAKEGETEKLGHVMVHLAESLRRVAVLLQPFLTQTPKKIFEQLSIVEAELTAWESLAQFGMIPEGTTVVKKGQPIFPRLDLEEETNFIKEKMQGTPAKEEKKEEEPYVELADEITIDDFMNVDLRAATVLAAEPVKKADKLLKLQLDLGFEKRQVVSGIAEFYKPEELVGRKVIVVANLKPVKLRGELSQGMILAGKKDGVLSLASIDPFLPNGARIK, encoded by the coding sequence GTGAAGGATCAGTCTAATACATTTTATATTACAACGCCTATTTATTATCCAAGTGGTAATCTTCATATCGGTCATGCTTATACGACGGTTGCTGGTGATGCAATGGCTCGCTATAAACGACTGCGTGGTTTTGATGTGATGTACTTAACAGGAACAGATGAGCACGGCCAGAAAATTCAACGCAAAGCGGAAGAAACAAATGTAACCCCACAGCAATATGTGGATCATATTGTCGAAGGTGTTCAAGAGTTATGGAAAAAGTTAGATATTTCCTATGATGATTTCATTCGTACGACGGAAGAGCGGCATAAGAAAATTGTCGAAAAGATTTTCAAGCAGCTACTAGACCAAGGCGATATTTATTTGGATGAATATGAAGGCTGGTATTGTACGCCATGTGAATCTTTCTTTACTGAAAGACAGCTTGAAAATGGCAATTGTCCAGATTGTGGTCGATCAGTTGAGAAAGTAAAAGAAAAATCATATTTCTTTAAAATGAGTAAATATGCGGATCGATTATTGAAGTTTTATGAAGAGAATCCTGAATTTATTCAGCCGGAGTCTCGTAAAAACGAAATGATCAATAATTTTATTAAGCCTGGTTTAGAAGATTTGGCTGTCTCACGGACGACGTTTGATTGGGGAATTAAAGTACCTGGAGACCCAGAGCATGTTATTTACGTATGGATTGATGCCTTATCGAACTATATTACGGCTCTTGGTTATGGAACAGATGATAAAGAGAAATATCAAAAATATTGGCCAGCCAATGTTCATCTTGTAGGGAAAGAAATTGTCCGTTTCCATACGATTTACTGGCCGATTATGTTAATGGCACTGGACTTACCATTGCCGAAAAAAGTGTTCGCTCATGGCTGGTTATTAATGAAGGATGGAAAAATGTCGAAATCGAAGGGGAACGTTGTAGATCCCGTCACATTAATCGATCGCTACGGCTTAGATGCCCTTCGTTATTACTTGCTACGTGAAGTGCCATTCGGTTCAGATGGCGTATTTACGCCAGAGGGCTTTGTGGAACGCATCAATTTCGATTTAGCCAATGACTTAGGCAATTTATTAAACCGTACAGTGGCGATGATCAATAAATACTTCGATGGCATTATTCCAGCGTATAAAGGATCAGAAGGTGAATTTGATCAACAGCTATTACAAACAAACAAAGAAACGGTAGAAAAATACGAAGAGGCGATGGAGAACATGGAATTCTCTGTTGCTTTATCAGCTGTTTGGCAACTGATTAGTCGAACAAATAAATATATCGACGAAACGCAGCCATGGGTGTTAGCGAAAGAAGGAGAAACAGAAAAACTAGGTCACGTCATGGTTCATTTAGCGGAATCTTTAAGACGAGTCGCTGTTTTATTACAGCCATTCTTGACACAAACACCGAAAAAGATTTTTGAACAGCTTTCGATTGTAGAAGCAGAATTAACTGCATGGGAGAGCTTAGCTCAATTTGGTATGATTCCTGAGGGGACAACTGTTGTCAAAAAAGGTCAACCAATTTTCCCACGCCTTGATTTAGAAGAGGAAACGAACTTTATTAAAGAGAAGATGCAAGGAACTCCAGCGAAGGAAGAAAAGAAAGAAGAAGAACCTTATGTTGAGCTTGCGGATGAAATTACAATTGATGACTTTATGAATGTTGATTTGCGTGCAGCGACGGTACTCGCAGCAGAACCAGTGAAAAAAGCAGATAAATTATTAAAGCTTCAATTGGATCTAGGTTTTGAAAAACGACAAGTCGTTTCAGGAATTGCGGAGTTTTATAAACCAGAAGAGTTAGTTGGACGTAAAGTGATCGTGGTTGCGAACTTAAAACCAGTGAAGCTTCGTGGTGAGCTTTCTCAAGGGATGATTTTAGCTGGTAAGAAAGATGGCGTCTTATCTTTAGCAAGTATCGATCCATTTTTACCAAACGGTGCTCGGATTAAATAA
- a CDS encoding TatD family hydrolase: MLFDTHVHLNAEQYNEDVDEVIHRAKEAGVTNMIVVGFDRPTIEKAMELVEQHDFLYASVGWHPVDAIDMTADDLSWLEELAKRPKVVALGEMGLDYHWDKSPKDVQKEVFRQQIRLAKKVKLPIIIHNREATEDTVAILKEAGADEVGGIMHCFTGSVETAKECVEMNFYISLGGPVTFKNAKKPKEVAADIPLDKLLIETDCPYLAPHPYRGKRNEPAFVKLVAEQIAELKGLSYEEVAKATNENALKLFHIEPQEK; the protein is encoded by the coding sequence ATGCTTTTTGACACGCATGTACATTTAAATGCAGAGCAATATAATGAAGACGTAGATGAGGTAATTCATCGCGCGAAAGAAGCTGGTGTAACGAATATGATTGTTGTCGGTTTTGATCGCCCAACGATTGAAAAAGCGATGGAACTTGTCGAACAACATGATTTTTTATATGCCAGTGTCGGCTGGCACCCAGTAGATGCAATTGATATGACAGCAGACGATCTTAGCTGGTTAGAAGAACTGGCGAAACGTCCGAAAGTGGTTGCCCTTGGAGAAATGGGATTAGACTATCATTGGGATAAATCACCCAAAGACGTGCAAAAGGAAGTGTTTCGTCAGCAAATTCGCCTAGCAAAAAAGGTAAAGCTACCGATTATTATTCATAATCGAGAGGCGACAGAAGATACTGTCGCTATTTTAAAAGAAGCAGGTGCCGATGAAGTGGGTGGAATTATGCATTGCTTTACCGGCAGCGTCGAAACAGCTAAGGAATGTGTGGAAATGAATTTTTATATTTCCCTCGGTGGGCCAGTGACATTCAAAAATGCGAAAAAGCCAAAAGAAGTCGCGGCAGATATTCCGCTTGATAAACTGTTAATTGAAACCGATTGCCCATACTTAGCTCCCCATCCTTATCGTGGCAAACGAAATGAACCTGCCTTTGTCAAATTAGTGGCTGAACAAATTGCCGAATTAAAAGGACTTTCCTATGAAGAAGTAGCGAAGGCAACAAATGAAAATGCGTTAAAATTGTTTCACATCGAACCACAGGAGAAATGA
- the rnmV gene encoding ribonuclease M5: MKIKEIIVVEGKDDTVTIKRAVDADTIETNGSAVNMATIEKIKLAQESRGVIIFTDPDFPGEKIRKFISEHVPNCKHAFLPKHQALHKRGKGVGVEHASIEAIREALKDAQLMEREAAEQITKEDLVDAGLVGGAQAKERREKLGEKLRIGYTNGKQLHKRLLMFQITKAQFAKALTDVLQEENE, encoded by the coding sequence ATGAAAATCAAAGAAATTATTGTCGTAGAAGGCAAGGATGATACAGTAACGATCAAACGAGCGGTTGATGCGGATACAATTGAAACAAATGGCTCGGCTGTGAACATGGCTACCATTGAAAAGATCAAGCTGGCACAGGAATCTAGAGGCGTGATTATTTTTACTGACCCTGATTTTCCGGGGGAGAAAATTAGAAAGTTTATTTCCGAACATGTGCCGAACTGCAAGCATGCTTTTTTACCGAAACATCAAGCATTGCATAAACGAGGCAAAGGTGTTGGCGTGGAGCATGCATCTATAGAAGCGATTCGTGAAGCATTAAAGGACGCACAATTAATGGAGCGAGAAGCAGCAGAACAAATTACGAAAGAGGATTTAGTAGATGCTGGATTGGTTGGTGGAGCACAGGCGAAAGAAAGAAGAGAAAAGCTTGGCGAAAAGCTGCGAATTGGCTATACTAACGGCAAACAGTTGCACAAGCGTTTGTTAATGTTTCAAATTACGAAAGCGCAATTTGCCAAAGCATTAACAGATGTGCTACAGGAGGAAAATGAATGA